One window of Pseudochaenichthys georgianus chromosome 18, fPseGeo1.2, whole genome shotgun sequence genomic DNA carries:
- the LOC117463533 gene encoding butyrophilin subfamily 2 member A2-like: MGALMLMVLAVCVFCCRAAPVSNSLQVGGSPVSVQLGHTATLPCWLSPPQSAEQLEVRWFLPGGGFDSPVLLYQRAHLEHGSQYAGRVSLGLKDATSSGLREGDVSLKLANATLQDAGDYSCYVSSDKEYDRATVSLVVTESPGPPPLLSAVWITGVQVNLSCESEGWYPRPSLRWADPLKPLTPQSLQYSTAPSGLVSVHSWILLPASTRVSCWVEEQEVRLKLQEPPQGSEGGGAAGWAAFGLLLSAVLLAAAFLLYRKRGKKAKLPVEENQKLLPKGKIEPTQISTARQSYVNVKPEHNGNEYLTIVQNKIRDQQINFPDGDQVTFLTAITGTPSLSSGRHYWEVSLGNSTTGLKKFWWVGVTTASIRADSHLTPSSSNGFWFLSSSPTSLQLSTESSVALLPLPGPQTLGVFLDFDRGELSFYNVEKESLICSLTAAFTVPLFPLFNPGKGDRAPMELLQRKVEAEQGGGNTESKAVCETEAGSG; this comes from the exons ATGG GTGCTCTGATGCTGATGGttttagcggtgtgtgtgttctgctgcCGAGCTGCTCCTG TGTCCAACAGCCTGCAGGTGGGGGGGTCTCCGGTCTCGGTGCAGCTTGGACACACAGCCACCCTCCCCTGTTGGCTCTCCCCCCCCCAGAGTGCCGAGCAGCTGGAGGTGCGCTGGTTCCTCCCGGGAGGAGGCTTCGACTCCCCGGTGCTGCTGTACCAGCGGGCCCATCTGGAGCACGGCTCGCAGTACGCCGGCAGGGTGTCACTCGGCCTGAAGGACGCAACGTCCAGCGGGCTGCGGGAGGGGGACGTGAGCCTGAAGCTAGCAAACGCCACGCTGCAGGACGCAGGAGACTACAGCTGCTACGTCAGCAGCGACAAGGAGTACGACAGAGCCACCGTCAGCCTGGTGGTGACAG AGTCACCGGGACCCCCCCCTCTGCTGTCCGCAGTGTGGATAACGGGCGTTCAGGTGAACCTGAGCTGTGAGTCCGAGGGTTGGTATCCCCGCCCAAGCCTGCGCTGGGCCGACCCCCTGAAGCCCCTCACCCCGCAGAGCCTGCAGTACAGCACCGCCCCCTCCGGCCTGGTGTCGGTGCACAGCTGGATCCTGCTGCCCGCCTCCACCCGGGTGTCCTGCTGGGTGGAGGAGCAGGAAGTCCGGCTGAAGCTGCAGGAGCCCCCTCAGG GGTCGGAGGGGGGGGGAGCCGCAGGGTGGGCAGCATTCGGTCTCCTCCTCTCCGCAGTGTTGCTGGCAGCTGCATTTCTGCTCTATAGAAAAAGAG GAAAGAAAGCCAAATTGCCCGTTGAGG AGAATCAGAAACTTCTACCAAAAG GCAAGATCGAGCCAACACAGATATCAACAGCCCGACAGAGCTACG TTAATGTGAAACCAGAACATAATGGAAATGAGTACCTCACAATTGTGCAAAATAAAATCAGAGACCAGCAGATTAATTTCCCCGATGGAGATCAGGTGACCTTTCTCACCGCCATCACCGGGacaccctccctctcctctggacGGCACTACTGGGAGGTGTCTCTGGGGAATTCAACGACGGGGCTGAAGAAGTTCTGGTGGGTGGGAGTGACTACAGCCTCCATCCGGGCAGACTCGCACCTCACTCCATCCTCCTCCAACGGGTTCTGGTTCCTATCCTCCTCCCCCACCAGCCTACAGCTTAGCACAGAGTCTTCGGTGGCACTGCTGCCCCTCCCCGGGCCGCAGACCCTCGGGGTGTTTCTGGACTTTGACCGGGGGGAGCTCTCCTTCTATAACGTGGAGAAAGAGAGCCTCATCTGCAGCCTCACTGCAGCTTTCACCGTGCCGCTGTTCCCCCTGTTCAACCCCGGGAAGGGCGACAGGGCACCCATGGAGTTATTACAGAGGAAGGTGGAGGCTGAGCAGGGGGGGGGCAACACTGAGTCTAAGGCGGTCTGTGAAACTGAAGCCGGATCCGGTTAG